One segment of Herbaspirillum hiltneri N3 DNA contains the following:
- a CDS encoding arginine/lysine/ornithine decarboxylase: MKFRFPIVIIDEDFRSENTSGLGIRALADAIKEEGMEVLGVTSYGDLSQFAQQQSRASAFILSIDDEEFGAGSSEETDFALKSLRAFVGEIRHKNADIPIYLYGETRTSRDIPNDILRELHGFIHMFEDTPEFVARHIIREAKSYLDGLAPPFFRALVHYAQDGSYSWHCPGHSGGVAFLKSPIGQMFHQFFGENMLRADVCNAVEELGQLLDHTGPVADSERNAARIFNADHCYFVTNGTSTSNKMVWHSTVAPGDIVVVDRNCHKSILHSIIMTGAIPVFLMPTRNHLGIIGPIPLEEFTMESIRRKIEANPFAREAVNKKPRILTITQSTYDGVVYNVETLKEMLDGEIDTLHFDEAWLPHATFHDFYKDMHAIGKDRPRAKKSMIFSTQSTHKLLAGLSQASQILVRESETVQLDQDAFNEAFLMHTSTSPQYSIIASCDVAAAMMEAPGGTALVEESILEALDFRRAMKKIDQEFGQDWWFQVWGPNSFSADGIGEREDWVIKAEDDWHGFGNLAPGFNMLDPIKATIVTPGLSLDGKFGENGIPASIVTKYLAEHGVIVEKCGLYSFFIMFTIGITKGRWNTLVTALQQFKDDYDKNQPIWRILPEFAAANQGRNARYERLGLRDLCQQIHETYRAYDVARLTTEMYLSDMQPAMKPSDAFSKMAHREIDRVPLDELEGRVTSILLTPYPPGIPLLIPGEIFNKTIVDYLKFARDFNEKFPGFETDVHGLVKREVDGRRDYFVDCVRQ, from the coding sequence ATGAAATTCCGTTTCCCCATCGTCATCATCGACGAAGATTTCCGCTCTGAAAATACTTCCGGCCTGGGCATCCGCGCCCTCGCCGACGCCATCAAGGAAGAAGGCATGGAAGTGCTCGGCGTGACCAGCTACGGCGACCTGTCGCAGTTTGCCCAGCAGCAATCGCGCGCCTCCGCCTTCATCCTGTCGATCGACGACGAAGAATTCGGCGCCGGCTCCTCCGAAGAAACCGACTTCGCGCTGAAGTCGCTGCGCGCCTTCGTCGGCGAGATCCGCCACAAGAACGCCGACATCCCGATTTACCTGTACGGTGAAACCCGCACCTCGCGCGATATCCCCAACGACATCCTGCGCGAACTGCACGGCTTCATCCACATGTTCGAAGACACGCCGGAGTTCGTGGCGCGCCACATCATCCGCGAAGCCAAGTCCTACCTCGACGGCCTGGCGCCGCCGTTCTTCCGCGCGCTGGTGCACTACGCGCAGGACGGTTCCTATTCGTGGCACTGCCCCGGCCACTCGGGCGGCGTGGCGTTCCTGAAGTCGCCGATCGGCCAAATGTTCCACCAATTCTTCGGTGAAAACATGCTGCGCGCCGACGTCTGCAACGCCGTCGAAGAACTCGGCCAGCTGCTCGACCATACCGGTCCGGTCGCCGATTCGGAACGCAATGCCGCGCGCATCTTCAATGCCGACCACTGCTACTTCGTCACCAACGGCACCTCGACCTCCAACAAGATGGTCTGGCACTCGACGGTAGCGCCGGGCGACATCGTCGTGGTCGACCGCAACTGCCACAAATCGATCCTGCACTCCATCATCATGACCGGCGCGATTCCGGTGTTCCTGATGCCGACGCGCAACCACCTCGGCATCATCGGACCGATCCCGCTGGAAGAGTTCACGATGGAGAGCATCCGCCGCAAGATCGAAGCCAATCCGTTCGCCCGCGAAGCCGTGAACAAGAAGCCGCGCATCCTGACCATCACGCAATCGACCTACGACGGCGTGGTGTACAACGTCGAGACGCTGAAGGAAATGCTGGACGGTGAAATCGACACGCTGCACTTCGACGAAGCCTGGCTGCCGCACGCGACTTTCCATGACTTCTACAAGGACATGCACGCCATCGGCAAGGACCGTCCGCGCGCCAAGAAGTCGATGATCTTCTCGACCCAGTCGACCCACAAGCTGCTGGCCGGCCTGTCGCAGGCGTCGCAAATCCTGGTGCGCGAATCGGAAACCGTGCAGCTCGACCAGGACGCCTTCAATGAAGCCTTCCTGATGCACACCTCGACCTCGCCGCAATACTCGATCATCGCCTCGTGCGATGTCGCCGCAGCGATGATGGAAGCGCCGGGCGGCACCGCGCTGGTGGAAGAAAGCATCCTCGAAGCGCTGGACTTCCGCCGCGCCATGAAGAAAATCGACCAGGAATTTGGCCAGGACTGGTGGTTCCAGGTATGGGGGCCGAACAGCTTCTCCGCCGACGGCATCGGCGAGCGCGAAGACTGGGTCATCAAGGCGGAAGACGACTGGCACGGTTTCGGCAACCTGGCCCCGGGCTTCAACATGCTCGATCCGATCAAGGCGACCATCGTTACGCCCGGCTTGTCGCTGGACGGCAAGTTCGGCGAGAACGGCATCCCGGCCTCGATCGTCACCAAGTACCTGGCGGAGCATGGCGTTATCGTCGAGAAATGCGGCCTGTACTCCTTCTTCATCATGTTCACCATCGGCATCACCAAGGGCCGCTGGAACACGCTGGTGACGGCGCTGCAGCAGTTCAAGGACGACTACGACAAGAACCAGCCGATCTGGCGCATCCTGCCCGAGTTCGCCGCCGCCAACCAGGGCCGCAACGCGCGCTACGAGCGCCTGGGTCTGCGCGACCTGTGCCAGCAAATCCATGAAACCTATCGCGCCTATGACGTCGCGCGCCTGACCACGGAGATGTACCTGTCCGACATGCAGCCGGCAATGAAGCCGTCCGATGCGTTCTCCAAGATGGCGCACCGCGAAATCGACCGTGTGCCGCTGGACGAACTCGAAGGCCGCGTCACCTCGATCCTGCTGACGCCGTATCCACCGGGCATCCCGCTGCTGATTCCTGGTGAAATCTTCAACAAGACCATCGTCGACTACCTCAAGTTCGCGCGTGATTTCAACGAGAAATTCCCGGGCTTCGAAACCGACGTGCATGGCCTGGTCAAGCGTGAAGTGGACGGCCGCCGTGATTACTTTGTGGATTGCGTGCGCCAGTAA
- a CDS encoding chromate transporter has protein sequence MIQTLIALGLIFSELSVLAFGGGNTILPEMQRQVVEVHHWMTAEDFSALFALGQAAPGPNLMIVTLVGWHVAGFYGMLVTTIAKFGPSSLVTILMLHVWERFKDRPWRRHVQSGLLPVTAGLVAASAALIAHASVSNGILAAITAATAIVALKTKLHPLWLLFGGAMAGMIFLR, from the coding sequence ATGATCCAGACCCTGATTGCACTCGGACTGATCTTCTCGGAATTGTCGGTGCTGGCGTTCGGCGGCGGCAACACGATCCTGCCGGAGATGCAGCGCCAGGTGGTGGAGGTGCACCACTGGATGACGGCGGAAGACTTCAGCGCGCTGTTTGCGCTGGGCCAGGCCGCGCCCGGACCGAACCTGATGATCGTGACGCTGGTCGGCTGGCACGTGGCCGGCTTCTACGGCATGCTGGTCACGACCATCGCCAAGTTCGGCCCGTCTTCGCTGGTGACCATCCTGATGCTGCACGTGTGGGAGCGCTTCAAGGACCGGCCGTGGCGGCGTCACGTGCAGTCCGGCCTGCTGCCGGTGACTGCCGGGCTGGTGGCTGCCAGCGCCGCACTGATTGCGCATGCCTCGGTCAGCAACGGCATCCTCGCGGCGATCACGGCGGCGACGGCGATCGTCGCGCTCAAGACCAAGCTGCATCCCTTGTGGCTGCTGTTCGGCGGCGCCATGGCAGGAATGATCTTCCTGCGGTAG
- a CDS encoding LysR family transcriptional regulator, translating to MSAIDLRLLRYFIAVAEEGHLTKAAQRIGIQQPPLSQQIRALETELGVTLFKRLPRGMELTESGQALLADARTILAQVDSTVAGVRRIARGELGRIAVGFTESASLHPFVPTVIRAFRDAAPDVALTVEESSTTDLVQLMSRNRIDVAFIRSPVGDVSDITIETMMVEEMIVALPAGHPLVRNKRRKSVPLAALAEEVFVLNRRPSGPGLYDTIIAACRAAGFSPHVEQEARKNLSTLSLVAAGLGISIIPASMRHVELESVNYLSIDDAPGLAAPLHLAYRDSGQSGAVKRFIVEARKCAKASRGAGRPPGK from the coding sequence ATGTCAGCTATCGACCTGCGCCTGTTGCGCTACTTCATCGCTGTGGCCGAAGAAGGCCACCTCACCAAGGCCGCGCAACGCATCGGCATCCAGCAGCCGCCGCTGAGCCAGCAGATCCGTGCGCTCGAGACCGAGCTCGGCGTCACGCTGTTCAAGCGCCTGCCGCGCGGCATGGAGCTGACCGAAAGCGGCCAGGCGCTGCTGGCCGACGCGCGCACGATCCTGGCCCAGGTCGACTCCACCGTGGCCGGCGTGCGGCGCATCGCGCGCGGCGAGCTGGGCCGCATTGCGGTGGGTTTCACCGAGTCGGCGTCGCTGCATCCGTTCGTGCCGACCGTGATCCGCGCATTCCGCGACGCCGCGCCGGACGTCGCCTTGACCGTAGAGGAAAGCAGCACCACCGATCTGGTCCAGCTGATGAGCCGCAATCGCATTGACGTCGCCTTCATCCGCTCGCCGGTAGGCGACGTCAGCGACATCACGATCGAAACCATGATGGTGGAAGAAATGATCGTCGCCCTGCCCGCCGGCCATCCGCTGGTGCGCAACAAGCGCCGCAAGAGCGTGCCTCTGGCGGCATTGGCGGAAGAAGTGTTCGTGCTCAACCGGCGCCCCAGCGGCCCCGGGCTGTACGACACCATCATCGCAGCCTGCCGCGCCGCCGGTTTCAGCCCGCACGTCGAACAGGAGGCGCGCAAAAACCTGTCCACGCTGAGCCTGGTTGCCGCAGGCCTGGGCATCTCCATCATCCCGGCGTCGATGCGCCACGTCGAACTGGAGTCGGTGAACTACCTCAGCATCGACGACGCTCCCGGCCTCGCCGCGCCGCTGCACCTGGCGTATCGCGACAGCGGACAGTCGGGAGCGGTCAAGCGGTTTATCGTGGAAGCGAGGAAGTGCGCGAAGGCGTCGCGAGGCGCTGGTCGCC
- a CDS encoding chromate transporter, which yields MLNDNNPLSSAAPATPEPRVVPTSRELFLGFLGLGMTAFGGALPLAHRMVVERHRWLTEAEFVELLGLCQFLPGGNIINLSVALGMRFRGVKGALAAIFGLIAVPSMVVVMLGILYQHYQHDPLIKHLFAGLAAAASGLLIQMAVKIALPLRKNLVLAGLATICFIAIAWLRLPLLWTMLVMTPVSVLITAKFAGKASAKAAKDDVKKGAAS from the coding sequence ATGCTCAACGACAATAATCCACTTTCATCAGCAGCACCGGCGACACCGGAACCCCGCGTGGTGCCAACCTCGCGCGAGCTGTTCCTCGGCTTCCTCGGCCTCGGCATGACGGCCTTCGGCGGCGCGCTGCCGCTGGCGCACCGCATGGTGGTCGAACGCCATCGCTGGCTCACCGAAGCCGAGTTCGTCGAGCTGCTCGGCCTGTGCCAGTTCCTGCCGGGCGGCAACATCATCAACCTGTCGGTGGCGCTGGGCATGCGCTTTCGCGGCGTCAAAGGCGCGCTGGCGGCGATCTTCGGGCTGATTGCGGTGCCCTCGATGGTGGTGGTGATGCTGGGCATCCTCTACCAGCATTACCAGCACGATCCGCTGATCAAGCATTTGTTCGCGGGACTGGCTGCCGCCGCGTCCGGCTTGCTGATCCAGATGGCAGTCAAGATTGCGCTGCCGCTGCGCAAGAACCTGGTGCTGGCCGGACTGGCGACGATCTGCTTCATCGCTATCGCCTGGCTGCGCCTTCCCCTGCTGTGGACCATGCTGGTGATGACGCCGGTGAGCGTGCTGATCACGGCGAAGTTCGCGGGGAAGGCAAGCGCGAAAGCCGCAAAGGATGACGTCAAGAAGGGAGCGGCATCATGA